From Victivallis lenta:
GGATTTTGTCTTTATATTTTTCCAGTTCCTTGATTGTCCTGTCGGTACTTAATGCTTTCGTCATTCCTATGATGGAAAAGATCGCAGCAAACTGTGACTCTATAGCGTTGATGTAATTATTTGAAAATACGCTGATATTACTTATGAAAATATTTTTGTTAACAAATTTTTCTGCTTTTATCATGTCCAGATAAATCGCATCGAACCAATATTCTGCACACAATAAAGCAAAGTCGCACTCTTGGCAGGTATGGATAAATGATCTGATATCGGAGGTATAATTACTTTCGGAAGCGACTTTTTGTAAATTTGTGTAATTTGCATCAGTTATCAGTTTTAAAATGTGATATGAATTACTATTGGGGCAGCAAAGAGCACTCAATAGTTGTTTGGCGTATTCTCCGGATTGTCCAGAAAAATCTTTCCCTTCTGCTAAATAATCAAACAGGTTACGGTAACAACTAGTACTTAATTTAAGCAAGATATGATTGAACATTGCCAATTCATCATTGGCTAACTCCTTCTGGCAAAATTTGCCGAGCTGTTTATACCCACCAGTAAGGAGTCCTTTGGATTGCATTTGTTCCCGAGCCATTTCATTTATGACTGTCATAACAACTCTCCCATTTTGATAAATCCGATTAGCTTGCGAATCTGCTCAAGCGGCAGCTTATCCACCAACCGGTGCAATATTTCCCGTTCTGACTGGAATTCGTCCTCGTTATTGCAGGCAGGCAATTGTAAGACTTCTGCATAGCGAACGGCGGCAGTATCACTGATCTTCGTATAATGTTCAGTCATTGCAGGATTCGCATGTCCTGCATTCTTCTGGATAATTGCGGCGGGCGTTCCGGCTTCGGCATTGTGGCTTATATAAGAATAACGAAGGGAATGAAACCCCATTTCAACCACTGCGCGCGTACCTGTCGTTTTCGTTTTTCCTGTCGCCTTGTCAATCATGGGTTTTCCCGTTTCGGGATCTAGAACCATTCGGCGACCGGTCCCGGGACGATGTATTTCTATGTTGCACTTTTTAAAATGCTTCAGAATCTTCTTGGTGATTTGCTGATCGCCGCCTGATAGATATTTTTCTGCAAAATCAGGCAAGAGATAATTCTGACGTTCATTTTCCGGTATCGCTGTCAGCATTTCGAATAGAGCCGGCGGAATGCCGATTTTAACGACAGCTTGTGAACGATCCTTGATGGTATGTTCTGTTTTTCGCGGAATGCGTTCGATGATTTTTCTCGATAAATCAATTTCGTGCCACAGTAGAGTGCAGCAATCTCCCAGACGCAGGCCGGTAAAATATCCTAAAGCGATCAGGATACGCATATCACCGGTGGCTGAATTGATCAGTGTTGTTATTTGCTCCAGAGCCAGAGGCTTTTTACTGTTGTAACGGTGCTCCTGACGATCAATATCCTGAAACGGATTTGTGCTGTTTATTTTCTGAGCCCCTGCCAACGTATTGAAAAAGCAATTAAAAAATTGCAGATACTTGTTGTATGTGCCGGAAGCGTTTTCACGTCTGACTGCATCCATGAATTTATCTGCAACTTCCGGCGTTATATCGCCGAGTAACGATATCTCTTTATGATTTGCCTTGAGCCACTCAGCGAAGCGCCGGTAATAACTTCGATAGTTGGCGGCCGTGGTATGAGGAGGAATGTCCGCCGATGAATAGCGTTTGCAACTGGCCGGACGTTTCGGGCAGCTCATGAAGAGTTCCCAACCTGCCATAATGGTTGCTTTACTGTTGACCAGCTCAATCTTAGCTTGATTCGCCGCTTCTTCTGCATCGGAGAGAGAATTTTTCAGAATACGCAGTTGTTCGGCTCTGTCGCTTTCATTCAAGGGACGCAAAATTCTTGCTGCTGCCTTTTTGGCTTCCGGTTCACGGGTAATGGGCTTACCATTGAGGTCAAGCAACCGAACGCGAAAATCCTTGCCATTTGCCGTATAACGAAAATAATAATACCCTTTTTTGCCGCTGGTATAGAGCTTGCCAGTTGTATGCCGAGCCATGATTCCGCGTGTTCCTCCGTGTTATTCAGAGATTCTTCCTGAAGCTAAAATAGCACGTAAGAAATGGAATTCAAGGATATTTCTCGGATAAAAAATCAATTTTTGAGCGTAAAAATACAGACTGTAAATCTGCTAGCACGTCTTTCGATGGTTCGAATCCATCTCCCACCACCATTTTTTGATTTTTTCCGTCCGCAGAGGGCGTTTTTTTTTATGCCTATCTTTTTAGTATTCATTTAGATAAGCAAGTCTTGGAACGGTTTTTCTGTGTGCGTTAAACCAAGCCATTTTCAGCGAAAAAACCAAGAATTCTGTACCAGCCCTGTACCAACTCTGTACCAAAGCTGCCTACCACCATCTTGCCAACGCTTTAAAATACCTGCCACTCATCGATTCTTCTACTAAGTGAAAAACTTTTTTTCAACTTTTTCAAGCTAATAACACATCTCCATTCTTTCGATTAAGGGGTAAACATCCTTGTACTTGCTGAAATGGAAAGAAAAGGATTGGCTCATTATCAGACAGAGTGAGATAGCTTGTAATACCATGAAGAAATCTCAGAAAAGTTGCCCTTGCCGTAAAAGTCTTGGTCCGTTCAATTTTATCCGATTCTGTTCGTATTGAAGTGGGTTGTTCTGCTGTTAAAACAGGTATTACGAGGCCGGGATTACACTGTTTCAGATTTCGGCCTTTTCCACCCGGCGGGGCGTATCAACTATTCGATTCTGTGGCGAGGCTTCTCTAAAAACCTTTTGGTATTTATCAATTATGTATGCAATCTCTGCACATTGCATACTCCATATATACTACTTTATTCCAATATACCTCACCACCTCACCACAGAATATTTATAATTGATTAAATATAAGGATATTAACTATGTGGCGTGGTTGTGGGGGAGGTATGGTGTGCTTCGATAGGGAAAGGGAAAGTTTACCTATTTTCTGCATATTTCAGATGTTTGAACTGTGTAATCATTGTAAAAATGTGCAGTTGGGCAAGTGTGCAATTCGAGAAAAGTGTGCAATCTTCACTAAAAAAGCTCCGGCCTTTTGGTTGACCGGAGCTGAACTGTTTATCTGTTTTTTGGAGTAATGGTATATTGGGTACGATGTACTCCTCCTATGACCTTTTCCTGAATCTCGTAGTCCTTTTGCAGATATACCAGACTTCTTATAAACAGGCTGGAGAATTTTTGATTGGAATAATAGGCGAAATCAGAATTAAATTCTGCCAACCGCTTCCTTATGTCATCTGTATAACCTTCTAAACTGCCAGAATGATAAGGGTGGGAAAAGTAGCTGGCCAGGGCTGCGGCAAGCGCATTGTTTTCCAGAACAATATCCATTCTGTTTTGCTGATTCTTCAGAAGAGCAGATTTCATGAATTCTTCTTCCTTTAATGCGCGCCCTAATTTTACGGCGAGTTCCCCCCAATCATTGTGACGCAGGCCTAAATTTTCCATTACACGACCCTTATCGGCAAGAATCTGTTGCAACAGGCGGCAGATCATGGAAAGTGAGGCATTGCGATGGATCAGGATTTCTTTTTTCAGTGCAGAATCCAAATCCCGTTCCTCTCTCGTTTCACGTGTGTTCATGCGCACCACCAGCAAACGGGCATTACAGCCGGAATCACTGGCAAAATATGGTTTCACGCTGTTGATCACCAGTGCCGCATCTCCCCGGAACTCTATTTGTTCCTTGTCGGAGTAAAGTTTCCGCTTCCTGATGACTTCACCGGTGGAATACTTTGCTAAGGTATCGGGCAACCATTTATAGACAGTATCCACATTATCCATCAATGCAATCCCTCCTTTGTCCACACCGATGCCAAAGTTATCCAGTCCTTTGTTCTCATCTTGTAACGGTTGAATATCCCAAGCCGGAATACCCCATAACCAAGCTGCTCCTTTGGAAATCTTTGTTTTACCGGAACCCGGTTCACCTACGATACAGAGAATCGGTTTATTTTCCGGAGCAAACGGCAGGAGAGTTGTCCACGCAAAAGCAATGCTTTTTTCTTCTGTGGTGCGAATAGTCGCCTCTTTCCACAGTTGATTCTTCCAGAAATTATAGTTCTCTTCCGTATATGTCCAGTCTTCCAGAACCGCTTCCGGCAGGAAAATCACCTGATCAGTTCCATTTGGAACGACCTTGATCCCATCAGCGGTGATACGTACCATTTCATGATCATTGCAGGAAATGTAGATCGCATCCTGCGTGGAATGCCAATATTTCCTCGGCGTAACTACTGGTATATCTTCTGATGCCAGTAGATCGTTTTCCAGATAGTTGAAAAGCCGAATGAATTTCTGATCATTGGTCGACAATCCCAGTTCTCTGGATAACTGTGCCTGAAAGATTGAGTTGCAGATCGAGCGCACAATGTAAGTCGTGTGATCCAGATAGAGTAACTCGATGGAATCGCGCATCCTTTCCACTTTCAGGAATGAACCGTTCGATTTCAGATGGGCTGATGTCGCGGTATGGAGCATTCTGATTTTCTCAATCTCGGTTACTTTGCTGGCACATATCGCAGGAACCAAATCGTACAAAGTGTTTCCAGCAGCAGGAACCGCAACAGCTTCCGGAGCAATTTCGCCAAGCAATTTCAGCAGTTCTTCCGGGGTCATGGGAACAACGTTCGGATTCAGGTAAAGTAATTCCTGCCGAACTTCTCCGCGCAGCGCCATCGGCATTCTGCTTAACCGGGAGGGATTCTTATTTGCCGGATCGGCTCCCATTTTACAGAAGACCGGATACACTCTCCCTTCGATTTCCCGCTTCCATGTTGCTGCATCAGGAACATTTACCCGAAACAGGGCATGGATTGACTTGGAACCGCTGTACGTCAAGGAAACAATAGGCATTCCCTTGTTCAGCATATCCATCCAGAAACCTGCCTGTTTTTCTAATTCCTGCCGGAGAAATAGCGAATCAGCCAGAGCTTTTTCTTTATCTTCAACATCGAACTCAACCAGCATATGACGATAGAATGCGACATTCTTATCGCTGCGGGTGGTATCAGGAGTGAACGGATTGATCGTAATGTATTCTCCAAGAGAATCCAAACGATTCAGATAACTGCGTACCTGACAGGGATGATTGTTTTTTACCCCGCCGATACAGATAAATTCGTCTTCTCGAAAAAGTGTTTTCAGAAACGCGTCCGCATCCTTGGCCGAACCAGTCAACGAATGAGGGCTGCGGGCTTTTAATGTTTCAAAAGTTACCGCTTTGTTTGTGTCCGGCATCACAACTGGTACAGGAACTCCGGTTGTGATCGTCTGAGGCGCAGGATGAATCTGTTGCAGAGGAAAGCCTTTTTCCCGTGATTCTTTAGTCCGTTCGATGGCGCGGTCAATTTCCGCCTCCGTAATCGGATCCCCCGGGCGGTTGATCTGCGGGAGTTTCAGCAGGTCAGCTTTGATGGTACCATAATCTATATTCAAGTTCAGGGCGGCATGAATATGATTCATCAGATATTGATTGCGGTTGTGTTCCGGGAAGTCCACCAGTAACTTCTGGTAGAGAGACTGTTGTTGTGCTATATTATTATTAGCAGCATACTTTGCTCTTAATATATCCAGCCGGGACAAGCCACTCCCGGCTGTTTCCTTGTGTAAACTCAAGGGAAGCGTTGCCAAATCCAGCATACTCAGCCCTCCTTCCCATACTTGCCGATAAATTCATTC
This genomic window contains:
- a CDS encoding tyrosine-type recombinase/integrase codes for the protein MARHTTGKLYTSGKKGYYYFRYTANGKDFRVRLLDLNGKPITREPEAKKAAARILRPLNESDRAEQLRILKNSLSDAEEAANQAKIELVNSKATIMAGWELFMSCPKRPASCKRYSSADIPPHTTAANYRSYYRRFAEWLKANHKEISLLGDITPEVADKFMDAVRRENASGTYNKYLQFFNCFFNTLAGAQKINSTNPFQDIDRQEHRYNSKKPLALEQITTLINSATGDMRILIALGYFTGLRLGDCCTLLWHEIDLSRKIIERIPRKTEHTIKDRSQAVVKIGIPPALFEMLTAIPENERQNYLLPDFAEKYLSGGDQQITKKILKHFKKCNIEIHRPGTGRRMVLDPETGKPMIDKATGKTKTTGTRAVVEMGFHSLRYSYISHNAEAGTPAAIIQKNAGHANPAMTEHYTKISDTAAVRYAEVLQLPACNNEDEFQSEREILHRLVDKLPLEQIRKLIGFIKMGELL